One stretch of Natronobacterium gregoryi SP2 DNA includes these proteins:
- a CDS encoding ABC transporter ATP-binding protein yields the protein MADLQLDSVTKVFVENDGNEITAVEDVSLEIEDGEFLVLVGPSGCGKSTTLRMVAGLETVTDGEIRLDETVVNERKPKDRDIAMVFQSYALYPHMTVRENMSFGLEESTEMPDDEISETVESASEMLDIDALLDRKPDELSGGQQQRVALGRAIVRDPEVFLLDEPLSNLDAKLRAQMRTELQRLQEKLDVATIYVTHDQTEAMTMADKIAILNDGQLQQVGTPLECYHEPANLFVAGFIGEPSMNFFDASRDGDRLVHEQFEYELSDETAAEIGDHDEVVLGVRPEDIEVRSDCEAAHSYETVVDVVEPMGDENNVYLAFDSEREETFVATIDGFQHVEREQSIVARLPEEAIHVFDRESGRALRNRTLDTQTMAEPPM from the coding sequence ATGGCAGACCTACAACTCGACAGCGTAACGAAAGTGTTCGTAGAGAACGACGGCAACGAGATCACTGCCGTCGAAGACGTCTCACTCGAGATCGAGGACGGCGAGTTTCTCGTCCTCGTCGGGCCGTCCGGCTGTGGCAAGTCGACAACGCTTCGGATGGTCGCGGGGCTGGAAACCGTCACCGACGGCGAGATCCGCCTCGACGAGACGGTCGTCAACGAGCGGAAACCGAAAGATCGAGACATCGCGATGGTGTTCCAGTCCTACGCGCTCTACCCGCACATGACCGTCCGAGAGAACATGTCGTTCGGTCTCGAGGAGTCGACTGAGATGCCCGACGACGAGATCTCCGAGACGGTCGAATCAGCGTCCGAAATGCTCGACATCGACGCTCTTCTCGATCGAAAGCCCGACGAACTATCGGGTGGCCAGCAACAACGCGTCGCACTCGGACGTGCGATCGTCCGTGATCCCGAAGTCTTCCTGTTGGACGAGCCGCTCTCGAACCTCGACGCGAAGCTCCGGGCACAGATGCGGACGGAACTCCAGCGGCTCCAGGAAAAACTCGACGTGGCGACGATCTACGTCACGCACGACCAGACGGAGGCGATGACGATGGCCGACAAGATCGCCATCCTGAACGACGGCCAACTCCAGCAAGTCGGCACCCCACTCGAGTGTTACCACGAGCCCGCGAACCTGTTCGTCGCTGGTTTCATCGGAGAGCCGTCGATGAATTTCTTCGACGCGAGTCGAGACGGCGACCGACTCGTTCACGAGCAGTTCGAGTACGAACTATCGGACGAGACGGCCGCCGAGATCGGCGACCACGACGAGGTCGTGCTCGGCGTTCGACCGGAAGATATCGAGGTGCGCTCCGACTGCGAGGCTGCACACAGTTACGAGACGGTCGTCGACGTCGTCGAACCAATGGGTGACGAGAACAACGTCTATCTCGCGTTCGATTCCGAGCGCGAGGAGACGTTCGTCGCGACGATCGACGGGTTCCAGCACGTCGAACGCGAGCAATCGATCGTCGCTCGACTGCCGGAGGAAGCGATTCACGTATTCGACCGGGAGTCTGGTCGTGCGCTCCGCAATCGGACGCTAGACACCCAGACGATGGCAGAGCCACCGATGTAG
- a CDS encoding carbohydrate ABC transporter permease has protein sequence MATNDDETSTGGTDPRRIALYGVLIALVGVYLSPLYSGLTTSLKTQQAYRETSPLQPPLEGLTIDPWLTAASELAFAMVNSFAMVVPATILSAVFGSLAAYGLTKVDWRGQALLLALFLAAVFIPYQAVLVPLRQFWSIVDISSLHARGELVELTITHIAYGIPICTILFRSYYRTLDDELMEAARLDGASLARIYRKIVLPLSLPMFAVTLIYQFTQVWNDFLFALVLLSDRANYVVTLELNALAGAMATDYGVQMAGAFIAALPTIVVYVLFGEQFAKGQTL, from the coding sequence ATGGCGACAAACGACGACGAAACGTCGACGGGTGGAACCGACCCCCGACGCATCGCTCTCTACGGCGTCTTGATCGCGCTCGTCGGCGTCTACCTCTCGCCGCTGTACAGCGGTCTGACGACATCACTCAAGACCCAGCAAGCCTACCGGGAGACGTCGCCGCTCCAGCCGCCGCTCGAGGGCTTGACGATCGATCCGTGGCTCACCGCCGCGAGCGAATTGGCGTTTGCGATGGTCAACAGTTTCGCGATGGTCGTGCCAGCCACCATCCTCTCTGCCGTGTTCGGTAGCCTCGCGGCCTACGGGCTGACGAAAGTCGACTGGCGCGGTCAAGCGCTCTTGCTCGCGTTGTTTCTCGCAGCGGTGTTTATCCCCTACCAGGCGGTGCTCGTCCCGCTACGACAGTTCTGGTCGATCGTCGACATATCCAGTCTCCACGCTCGCGGCGAACTCGTGGAGTTGACGATCACACACATCGCCTACGGCATTCCGATCTGTACGATCCTGTTCCGATCGTACTACCGGACGCTCGACGACGAACTCATGGAGGCAGCCCGTCTCGATGGAGCCAGCCTCGCTCGCATTTATCGAAAGATCGTCCTCCCACTGTCGCTCCCGATGTTCGCTGTGACCCTGATCTACCAGTTCACACAGGTCTGGAACGACTTCCTGTTCGCACTGGTCTTGCTCAGCGACCGGGCGAATTACGTCGTCACCCTCGAGTTGAACGCGCTTGCGGGTGCGATGGCGACGGACTACGGCGTCCAGATGGCGGGTGCGTTCATCGCGGCCTTGCCGACGATCGTCGTCTACGTCCTGTTCGGAGAACAGTTCGCCAAGGGGCAGACACTCTAA
- a CDS encoding carbohydrate ABC transporter permease: MDSLRNSLRRLNPLSLSTGDRERESEDGTFERLRHSSFAESMPFWLLPTLLVLLFVYGAIGWNVAISFTGWSGLGQPDYTNFTLEMYRQMPADPDFVASLRNTIALLIAFTSVSLVVGLALALLVDRKIRFENTFRTIYLLPMALSFVVTAIFWSWMYASDGLINTMLSGLGLGWFAQDWLGDPRFKLAAVIVALIWQFSGYCMIVYLAGLRGIPNEHYEAARIDGASTLKLYWRVIIPQLRSSTVGATVVLMVFALKAFDFIYVMFGTNPGRSADILAVTMYREAFSASQWAYGAAIAVVLFALALTIIGPYAYTQYKRGAL; encoded by the coding sequence ATGGACTCGCTACGAAACTCGCTACGGCGACTCAACCCACTTTCTTTATCGACGGGTGATCGAGAGCGTGAGAGCGAAGACGGGACGTTCGAGCGACTCCGCCACAGTTCGTTCGCCGAGTCGATGCCGTTCTGGCTGTTGCCGACGCTGCTGGTTTTGTTGTTCGTCTACGGAGCGATCGGCTGGAACGTCGCGATTTCGTTTACGGGCTGGTCTGGGCTCGGCCAACCGGATTACACGAACTTCACGCTCGAGATGTACCGCCAGATGCCGGCCGACCCGGACTTCGTGGCGTCGCTTCGGAACACGATCGCGTTACTGATCGCGTTTACGAGCGTCTCGCTGGTCGTGGGTCTCGCGCTCGCGTTGCTGGTCGACCGGAAGATCCGTTTCGAGAACACGTTCCGAACGATTTACTTGCTCCCGATGGCGCTGTCGTTCGTCGTGACTGCGATCTTCTGGTCGTGGATGTACGCCTCCGACGGGTTGATCAACACCATGTTGAGTGGCCTCGGTCTCGGCTGGTTCGCCCAGGACTGGCTCGGTGATCCACGCTTCAAGCTCGCGGCAGTCATCGTCGCGTTGATCTGGCAGTTCAGTGGCTACTGTATGATCGTCTATCTCGCCGGCCTGCGAGGAATCCCGAACGAACACTACGAGGCTGCACGGATAGACGGCGCGTCGACGCTGAAACTCTACTGGCGAGTCATCATTCCACAACTCCGATCGTCGACGGTCGGCGCGACGGTCGTCCTGATGGTGTTTGCGCTCAAAGCGTTCGACTTCATCTACGTCATGTTCGGAACCAATCCAGGCCGTTCGGCCGACATCCTCGCGGTGACGATGTACCGGGAAGCCTTCTCCGCCAGCCAGTGGGCCTACGGCGCGGCGATCGCCGTCGTTCTCTTTGCCCTCGCACTGACGATCATCGGTCCGTACGCGTACACGCAGTACAAACGGGGTGCACTGTGA
- a CDS encoding ABC transporter substrate-binding protein, which produces MLQGIGAAGIVGLAGCLGGDDDVEDLGELLDEDTDEFEPVEIGHWWTAGGEEDAFEALVEGFEQEHPDIEVDSSPSPGGAGSALEADIRNRVVDQSPPSTFQVWPGQALTDYTDEDLLYDIEGHVWDDDMREAYLDGPIEASRPHGDFVAVPINIHRLNNLFYNVDVVEDAGVDLEDVDSPSALLDAMEAVDEAGYVGMAQQTQTAWSTLQLWAQVLLGEYGVDTYETFIAGDVEDVEAEVRDTLEIVVDYSDYFNEDASSLNDWDDASAYVNRGEAAFFHQGDWAAGEYEADDDLEYGEDWDHVAFPGTEEMYALNMDSFVFPKHNPSPNATVQFLRYAGSADAQERFNPAKGSIPPRTDVSDEAFTPFLQDQMADFQASSEQPPSIAHGLAVPPAAQTDVEGAFANFIDNWDVDETYDELVNSFE; this is translated from the coding sequence GTGCTGCAAGGGATTGGGGCCGCAGGCATCGTCGGCCTCGCAGGCTGTCTCGGTGGCGACGACGATGTCGAGGATCTCGGCGAACTTCTCGACGAGGATACCGACGAGTTCGAACCCGTCGAGATCGGTCACTGGTGGACCGCTGGCGGTGAAGAGGACGCGTTCGAAGCACTCGTCGAAGGCTTCGAACAGGAACATCCCGACATCGAAGTCGACTCCTCGCCGTCACCGGGCGGTGCAGGCAGTGCCCTCGAGGCGGACATCCGGAACCGCGTCGTCGACCAGAGCCCGCCGAGTACGTTCCAGGTGTGGCCCGGACAGGCGCTGACCGACTACACCGACGAAGACCTCCTGTACGACATCGAGGGACACGTCTGGGACGACGACATGCGCGAGGCGTACCTCGACGGACCGATCGAGGCCTCCCGTCCTCACGGTGACTTCGTCGCCGTTCCGATCAACATCCACCGGCTGAACAACCTCTTCTACAACGTCGACGTCGTCGAGGATGCAGGCGTCGACCTCGAGGACGTCGACAGTCCGAGCGCGCTGCTAGATGCCATGGAAGCGGTCGACGAGGCCGGCTACGTCGGCATGGCCCAGCAGACCCAGACCGCCTGGTCGACGCTCCAGTTGTGGGCACAGGTACTGCTTGGCGAGTACGGCGTCGACACCTACGAGACGTTTATCGCCGGCGACGTCGAGGACGTCGAAGCAGAGGTTCGTGACACGCTCGAGATCGTCGTCGACTACAGCGACTACTTCAACGAAGACGCGAGTTCGCTCAACGACTGGGACGACGCCAGCGCCTACGTCAACCGCGGCGAGGCCGCATTCTTCCATCAGGGCGACTGGGCCGCTGGCGAGTACGAGGCTGACGACGACCTCGAGTACGGCGAGGACTGGGACCACGTCGCGTTCCCCGGGACCGAAGAGATGTACGCCCTGAACATGGACTCGTTCGTCTTCCCGAAGCACAACCCATCGCCGAACGCGACGGTGCAGTTCCTGCGCTATGCAGGATCGGCCGACGCCCAGGAACGGTTCAACCCGGCGAAAGGCTCGATTCCGCCACGAACCGACGTCTCCGACGAGGCGTTCACGCCGTTCCTGCAGGACCAGATGGCGGACTTCCAGGCCTCGAGTGAACAGCCACCGTCGATCGCCCACGGGTTGGCCGTCCCGCCAGCCGCACAGACCGACGTCGAAGGGGCGTTCGCGAACTTCATCGACAACTGGGACGTCGACGAAACCTACGACGAGCTCGTCAACAGCTTCGAGTAG
- a CDS encoding Gfo/Idh/MocA family protein — protein MIGTGVGIGVVGLGGMGNLHAKHLAELGADIVAGADLVPEHRRQFAERFGAEPYETHEELVVDDAVDAIVVATPNRFHEPITVAALEAGRHVLVEKPLAHTLESAERIVEAARRSDAVCMVGFHNRHVASTAMFDEHRMRGQFGDLTHVEANYVRRRGVPGPGSWFTDPDLAGGGALIDIGVHALDLALYVLDFPEIVEVSGITRTTFGNQEDYADPEGFGENWNAEIEAYEVDDSVSAFVRCADRQTISLEAAWATNREESMDFRVRGTEAGAQFEIGDTDMTMLDAGTAGTDHYADINLSGDPSVTGYTEQDQQFLEAVDRGESPASNTLEEALTVQRVIDGIYRSSETESSVSFADVDQTLEPRTQFN, from the coding sequence GTGATCGGCACGGGTGTCGGGATAGGAGTCGTCGGCCTCGGAGGAATGGGCAACCTCCACGCCAAGCATCTGGCGGAACTCGGCGCGGACATCGTCGCCGGAGCGGATCTCGTTCCGGAGCACCGCCGTCAGTTCGCCGAACGATTCGGTGCCGAGCCCTACGAGACACACGAGGAACTCGTCGTCGACGACGCGGTCGACGCGATCGTCGTCGCGACCCCGAACCGGTTCCACGAACCGATCACAGTCGCTGCTCTCGAGGCCGGCCGACACGTGCTCGTCGAGAAGCCACTCGCACACACGCTCGAGAGTGCCGAACGGATCGTCGAGGCCGCGAGACGGAGCGACGCCGTCTGTATGGTCGGGTTCCACAACCGCCACGTAGCGTCGACGGCCATGTTCGACGAACACCGGATGCGTGGCCAGTTCGGCGACCTGACTCACGTGGAGGCCAATTACGTCCGTCGTCGCGGCGTTCCCGGCCCTGGCTCGTGGTTTACCGATCCCGACCTTGCGGGCGGTGGTGCCCTGATCGATATCGGCGTCCACGCGCTCGATCTCGCGCTTTACGTCCTTGACTTTCCGGAGATCGTCGAAGTATCGGGAATCACCAGAACCACGTTCGGTAACCAGGAAGACTACGCGGACCCCGAAGGGTTCGGGGAGAACTGGAACGCCGAGATCGAGGCCTACGAGGTCGACGACTCTGTGAGTGCGTTCGTCCGCTGTGCCGACAGACAGACCATCTCACTCGAGGCTGCGTGGGCGACGAACCGCGAAGAGAGTATGGACTTTCGAGTTCGTGGAACGGAGGCCGGTGCCCAGTTCGAGATCGGCGATACGGATATGACGATGCTCGACGCCGGAACCGCTGGGACCGACCACTACGCGGACATCAATCTCAGCGGTGATCCGTCCGTAACGGGCTATACGGAGCAAGACCAGCAGTTCCTCGAGGCAGTCGATCGCGGCGAATCGCCGGCGTCGAACACGCTAGAGGAGGCACTGACCGTCCAGCGCGTCATCGACGGGATCTACCGTTCGAGTGAGACGGAGTCGTCCGTGAGTTTCGCGGACGTCGATCAGACACTCGAACCGCGAACGCAGTTCAATTAG
- a CDS encoding ThuA domain-containing protein has translation MTQVTIWNEFRHERDDDDDAAAVYPDGIHETIADALGEGDREYDVHTATLDEPEHGLPAAVLEETDVLLWWGHEAHDEVSDAVVDRVQQRVLEGMGLLVLHSGHFSKPFKRLMGTTCNLQWREDGATERLWVVDPGHPIADGLDEYVELPKTEMYGEPFDVPEPDRLVFTSWFEGGEVFRSGCCYRRGNGRIFYFRPGHETYPIYEHEAVRQVLRNAVEWAMPRSEAVAGTGRTFGNRPRDSRPDRA, from the coding sequence ATGACACAGGTTACGATCTGGAACGAGTTTCGCCACGAACGGGACGACGACGACGACGCCGCTGCCGTCTATCCCGACGGCATCCACGAAACCATCGCCGACGCGCTCGGCGAGGGCGACCGCGAGTACGACGTTCACACCGCGACGCTCGACGAACCGGAACACGGTCTCCCAGCGGCGGTTCTCGAGGAGACCGACGTCCTGCTGTGGTGGGGCCACGAAGCTCACGACGAGGTCAGCGACGCTGTCGTCGACCGAGTCCAACAGCGGGTACTCGAGGGGATGGGCCTGCTCGTGCTTCACTCGGGGCACTTCTCGAAGCCGTTCAAACGCCTCATGGGGACGACCTGTAACCTCCAGTGGCGCGAAGACGGTGCCACGGAACGGCTCTGGGTCGTCGATCCCGGTCATCCGATCGCGGACGGCCTCGACGAGTACGTCGAACTTCCCAAAACCGAGATGTACGGGGAACCGTTCGACGTTCCCGAACCAGACCGGCTGGTCTTTACGAGCTGGTTCGAGGGCGGCGAGGTGTTTCGAAGCGGCTGTTGCTACCGGCGAGGGAACGGCCGCATCTTCTACTTCCGGCCGGGCCACGAGACGTATCCGATCTACGAGCACGAAGCCGTTCGACAGGTGTTACGAAACGCCGTCGAGTGGGCGATGCCACGGAGCGAAGCGGTCGCTGGAACGGGGCGGACGTTCGGCAACCGACCTCGAGATAGCCGCCCCGACCGAGCGTAA
- a CDS encoding TIGR00341 family protein, which produces MRLVQVFVPSGELETVLETAEALGVDYAVSAETSDGEFEALVSIPVAPDAVEPLLDEFRAVGLSSPSYTVVTAAETIVSDRMDELEVGSDDGTQAGKGTRISRDELEARARDLAPAASTYFVLLVVSTIIATAGLVLDSAATIIGAMVVAPMMGPALAASVGVVVDDDELAARGVVLQVAGLAATVATAAAIGWLLRGTVLLPPGFDITGVSQVRERITPNVLALFLALGSGVAGVVSLVRNVGSVLVGVAIAVALVPPAATAGLGIAWEHPTVVVTAGTLVLVNLLSINLAALILLWVAGYRPRETERIDRAYGRLRTRVVVLLAAIVVLSLVLGVVTYGTYQTAAVEHDIQTELQAMSDEPAFDELQFREIDVDYELLDVYSGDRPSVTVLVERPPGAEEPPDFADRVRERLAAATGTELEVAVELVDTQRSS; this is translated from the coding sequence ATGAGGCTCGTACAGGTATTCGTTCCGTCGGGCGAACTCGAGACCGTCCTCGAGACCGCCGAGGCGCTGGGAGTCGATTACGCGGTATCGGCAGAAACGAGCGACGGAGAGTTCGAGGCGCTGGTTTCGATTCCAGTCGCGCCCGACGCCGTCGAACCGTTACTCGACGAGTTCCGGGCTGTCGGCTTGTCGAGTCCCTCCTATACGGTCGTTACGGCAGCCGAAACGATAGTCTCGGACCGGATGGACGAACTCGAGGTCGGGAGTGACGACGGCACCCAGGCCGGGAAGGGGACCCGCATCTCGCGGGACGAACTCGAGGCCCGGGCGAGAGACCTCGCACCCGCGGCGTCGACGTACTTCGTCTTGCTCGTCGTGAGTACGATCATCGCGACGGCCGGACTGGTCCTCGACTCTGCGGCGACGATCATCGGCGCGATGGTCGTTGCGCCGATGATGGGGCCGGCACTGGCCGCGAGCGTCGGCGTCGTGGTCGACGACGACGAACTCGCGGCTCGTGGAGTAGTGCTCCAGGTGGCCGGACTCGCGGCGACCGTCGCGACGGCTGCCGCGATCGGCTGGCTCCTCCGGGGGACCGTGTTGCTCCCACCAGGGTTCGACATCACCGGGGTCTCCCAGGTCCGAGAGCGGATCACGCCGAACGTGCTCGCGTTGTTTCTCGCGCTCGGCTCTGGCGTCGCGGGCGTCGTGAGCCTCGTCAGGAACGTCGGCTCGGTCCTCGTCGGCGTCGCCATCGCAGTCGCTCTCGTTCCGCCTGCCGCGACCGCCGGTCTCGGAATCGCCTGGGAGCATCCGACGGTCGTCGTTACTGCCGGCACGCTCGTCCTCGTCAACTTGCTCTCTATCAATCTCGCCGCGCTGATTCTGTTGTGGGTCGCCGGGTATCGACCGCGGGAAACGGAACGAATCGACCGAGCCTACGGCCGACTCCGGACTCGAGTCGTCGTCTTGCTGGCCGCTATCGTCGTTCTCTCGCTCGTCCTCGGCGTCGTCACGTACGGCACCTACCAGACTGCCGCGGTCGAGCACGACATCCAGACCGAACTGCAGGCGATGAGCGACGAGCCCGCGTTCGACGAGCTACAGTTCCGCGAAATCGACGTCGACTACGAGTTGCTCGATGTCTACTCCGGCGATCGGCCGTCGGTGACGGTGCTCGTCGAACGACCGCCTGGAGCGGAAGAGCCGCCCGACTTCGCCGACCGCGTCCGGGAACGACTGGCAGCGGCGACCGGGACCGAACTCGAGGTCGCCGTCGAACTCGTCGACACGCAGCGAAGTAGCTGA